One window of the Runella slithyformis DSM 19594 genome contains the following:
- a CDS encoding putative Ig domain-containing protein, with amino-acid sequence MTAVVAQNNDSQRYVGLQLLNLDPRPEAGMDIIEASINNGCNLVALTIQWDEVYKNNTSPPDWRQYDRQIEYIAKTNAKIALRIIVGRLSYRLNGFWTPKETMKDDLGRPVTGIYDRTCFSFSHQPTVTKSQNFIREVCRRYNSYQNQGKILYISFGNLATQELGYPHETNFEGGKQYLAGFDYSDSSLDSFRIWAEKRYKRINKLNYHWGTKHTSFQTLFPPRTAYNPYPAYQTKAGKDWYIFSHSQLKNYIDQTIAGIKQINPQYKIVNEYGAVTADFSAMLVSYGFKSLDQKADGSKVHNDPYYNHRWITDVLRSNSPNRWVLNEVFFTSQTPYDLLVRQFNECFEHGSKVVTLVISSPEAEAMRMMREVANRWINAPLAEIKPSQSISYTLTESLDSTMKNVEKRWLEKVGYNPRPVHIELKEDILSDEYWKPLSNNVLPIVTNQITERGSKPRKSFSYTLPKDAFTDPDGDIVKIEAVEKPQWLGLSNGVLSGNVPDILGDNRITLRATDDEGATVTMSFNLKVTNINIKPLARRPVPDLEGSLNQLIFYQFQGDHFDDPDGVIVRVRASGLRSWMTYTPKEFSAYPQEQGTFTVTLRAYDDDSAFVETSFKVKVLNKPPVARQVLPEKIIAVNKAFRFKISPNLFTDPDGEVVRVGAAKLPSWLRFTGTELQGTPAELGTYRVGIRAYDNGGDSVEIPFVIKVDLQGAKNLPPVARYSLPNVQLFSTQKFSYRVPDSLFYDTNGYVDKIETPNLPSWLTFKNNEIAGVAMQAGTYTVTIRAIDDDETAADVTFTINVRYAAINFELIQAGKVGERRFIGPLSNDDILLQSSIPEKITIYANCEAPVKKVRFKLTGPYQKITVADRFPFALFDETAGFTPVAGTYTLEATAFNDSLQVSAATIRFKIQTTQPLSDWQVYPNPFSEVCNLKLPKGFDRNSAGFNVVSLSGQTIFSGRKEIMIIDDVAYIDLTPYRISPNIYFLQVLNGDTVEKVIKISKQ; translated from the coding sequence ATGACCGCCGTGGTTGCGCAGAATAATGACTCTCAAAGATACGTTGGTCTGCAATTGCTGAACCTTGATCCGAGGCCGGAGGCGGGGATGGACATCATTGAAGCCTCGATCAATAACGGTTGCAATCTCGTAGCCCTAACCATCCAGTGGGATGAAGTCTATAAAAACAATACTTCCCCTCCCGATTGGCGTCAATATGACCGACAGATCGAATACATTGCAAAAACAAACGCAAAAATAGCTCTACGGATCATTGTAGGCCGGCTTTCTTACCGTTTAAATGGTTTTTGGACGCCCAAAGAAACCATGAAGGACGATTTGGGGCGGCCTGTGACGGGCATCTATGATCGGACCTGTTTCAGTTTTTCTCATCAACCTACCGTTACCAAGTCCCAAAATTTTATCCGGGAGGTTTGCCGGCGGTACAATTCTTACCAAAACCAAGGGAAGATTCTGTACATTTCCTTTGGTAATTTAGCAACGCAGGAATTGGGGTATCCGCATGAAACAAATTTTGAGGGCGGCAAACAGTATCTGGCCGGCTTTGATTATTCTGACTCTTCGCTGGATTCATTTCGAATATGGGCCGAAAAACGGTATAAGCGGATCAATAAACTCAATTATCATTGGGGAACAAAACATACTTCTTTTCAGACCCTGTTTCCGCCGCGGACAGCTTACAATCCATACCCTGCCTATCAGACCAAAGCCGGCAAAGATTGGTACATATTTTCCCATTCACAGCTTAAAAATTACATTGACCAAACAATAGCCGGCATAAAACAGATAAATCCGCAATATAAAATAGTAAATGAATATGGAGCGGTAACGGCCGATTTTTCGGCTATGCTGGTGAGCTATGGTTTTAAAAGTCTGGACCAAAAAGCAGATGGTTCCAAAGTTCATAATGACCCGTATTATAATCACCGTTGGATTACGGATGTGTTACGTTCCAACAGCCCAAACCGATGGGTACTCAACGAGGTATTTTTTACTTCCCAAACCCCTTATGACTTGCTGGTACGTCAATTTAATGAATGTTTTGAGCACGGGAGCAAAGTGGTTACTTTAGTGATTTCTTCGCCCGAGGCCGAAGCCATGCGCATGATGCGGGAAGTGGCCAACCGTTGGATAAATGCCCCTTTGGCTGAGATTAAGCCTTCACAGTCCATTTCTTATACGCTGACGGAGTCGCTGGATTCCACTATGAAAAATGTGGAAAAAAGATGGTTGGAAAAAGTGGGGTACAATCCCCGTCCGGTTCATATTGAATTAAAGGAAGATATATTGTCGGATGAGTATTGGAAACCTCTGAGCAACAATGTCCTGCCAATTGTTACCAATCAAATTACCGAGCGTGGAAGCAAGCCTCGGAAATCGTTCAGTTATACCCTGCCGAAAGATGCCTTTACAGACCCCGACGGGGATATTGTTAAAATTGAAGCCGTTGAAAAACCACAATGGCTTGGGTTGTCGAACGGTGTGCTGTCGGGCAATGTACCTGATATTTTGGGAGATAATAGAATAACCCTGCGTGCCACCGACGATGAGGGTGCAACGGTGACGATGAGCTTTAATCTTAAAGTGACAAATATCAATATCAAGCCCTTGGCCAGGCGGCCTGTCCCTGATTTGGAAGGCTCGCTGAATCAATTGATTTTCTATCAGTTTCAGGGCGATCACTTTGATGATCCCGACGGAGTCATTGTACGGGTGCGCGCAAGCGGTCTCAGGTCTTGGATGACGTACACACCTAAGGAGTTTTCGGCTTATCCGCAGGAGCAGGGGACATTTACCGTTACCCTTCGGGCGTATGATGACGACAGCGCATTTGTGGAAACCTCCTTCAAAGTGAAAGTGCTTAACAAGCCCCCTGTGGCCAGACAGGTACTTCCGGAAAAAATCATTGCGGTCAACAAAGCTTTTCGTTTTAAGATTTCTCCCAATCTGTTTACTGATCCCGATGGGGAAGTCGTTCGGGTTGGAGCGGCCAAGCTGCCTTCGTGGCTTCGGTTTACGGGTACGGAATTACAGGGTACCCCCGCTGAATTGGGAACGTACAGAGTAGGGATTCGAGCCTATGATAACGGGGGCGATTCGGTCGAGATCCCGTTTGTGATAAAAGTAGACCTGCAGGGGGCGAAAAATTTGCCGCCCGTTGCGCGGTATTCGTTACCAAATGTGCAGCTGTTCTCTACCCAAAAGTTTTCTTATCGGGTGCCTGATTCCCTGTTTTATGATACAAACGGTTATGTAGATAAAATTGAAACTCCAAACCTGCCTTCCTGGCTGACATTTAAAAACAATGAAATAGCGGGTGTAGCCATGCAGGCAGGTACCTACACCGTCACCATACGAGCTATTGATGATGACGAAACAGCTGCCGATGTGACTTTCACGATTAATGTACGCTACGCTGCCATCAACTTTGAGTTGATACAGGCAGGCAAAGTAGGGGAGCGCCGGTTCATCGGTCCCTTGTCGAACGATGACATATTACTGCAATCCTCGATTCCCGAAAAAATCACCATTTATGCCAATTGCGAAGCACCTGTCAAAAAAGTACGCTTTAAACTGACAGGGCCTTATCAAAAAATAACGGTAGCCGATCGCTTTCCCTTTGCGCTTTTTGATGAAACCGCCGGATTTACACCGGTAGCCGGCACCTACACGCTGGAAGCGACTGCCTTTAATGATTCGTTGCAGGTGAGTGCGGCAACAATTCGATTTAAGATTCAAACTACTCAGCCTCTGTCTGACTGGCAGGTCTATCCCAATCCTTTCAGTGAGGTGTGTAATCTTAAGCTTCCCAAAGGCTTTGACCGAAATTCGGCAGGGTTTAACGTAGTCTCTTTATCGGGCCAAACCATTTTTTCAGGTCGCAAAGAAATAATGATTATTGATGACGTTGCTTACATTGATCTGACCCCCTACAGAATATCTCCCAATATCTATTTTCTCCAAGTATTAAATGGGGATACGGTGGAAAAAGTTATTAAGATCTCCAAACAGTAG
- a CDS encoding putative Ig domain-containing protein, translating into MRQLQRICLWVFGCVLLLLSHLTSANDGQRYLAVLLLNTNRSLDIDLDLLEGGVKAGCNAVHLTIYWDQVYTTSTSQADWRKYDNQINLAQKLGVKIALRILVGRHVSRIQGFWENEHRQRDQQGQALISGYSATYFSYAHRPSVEKARAFIKEVCQRYNNLQQQGIISWVSVSTTPTQETAYYHENAPEGWNYPTVFDYSPSMQQEFRIWLTRKYKKIARLNVFWETEYRSFEEVTPPVSFKYREQVFWGAAGRDWYVFRHAVFKQFVEQTTQTIKEVNSSYRVMTDFGSVFDQISVFCGTLAFRDLNRTTDGVKINDDLLYDHRFSTDLLRSNVLPGQWVLNEVFPILKQGQSPDLIPKQIDENFEHGAHWVSMVIDTRATLDLVRPIIRQTEEKWLKKPFSAVNPVDQMSYTLSRVVEFGYYSGGVYSEWLNRAGHVSNRKPVNIRMVEDLLTDTLQGSINQPPAVQNMMPTKYIKVHTDFTYRLKSEVFADIDGAIEKVEVSGLPPWLTFQNNVFSGTPAQTGIYRMLLRATDDDGASVETAFTIIVDNTGRANQVPVLQQAIPAAKGVYKQPFTYTISDQTFSDPDGFISRLEVTGLPRWAQFGRKEIRGLADTVGVYIVTVRAFDDEDAVVQTTFTITVSYPVVSFDLVQAGKPGERFLIKRLQNGEALEASGLPPLLNIYASCDAVFDEFELQLTGTYAQKAQPESSPFALFKGDGGFPTVVGSYQLKGNAYFQKELISSITYRFQLIATDPVTKLPISLTDWTLYPNPCNEFLNIKLPDKVAVQKIQLVNTEGQTLPVLLNAASVTNQLLSINLRELALPPGLYFLKLQKGDFFWEVFKFLKQ; encoded by the coding sequence ATGAGGCAGTTGCAGCGTATATGTTTGTGGGTTTTTGGGTGTGTTTTACTGTTGCTTTCCCACCTTACTTCGGCCAATGACGGGCAGCGGTATTTGGCTGTTTTGCTGTTGAATACCAATCGCTCGCTGGATATTGACCTTGATTTGCTGGAGGGAGGGGTCAAAGCGGGCTGTAATGCCGTACATTTGACCATTTATTGGGATCAGGTCTATACTACTTCCACTTCTCAGGCCGATTGGCGCAAATATGACAATCAGATCAACCTTGCCCAAAAATTAGGCGTAAAAATAGCCCTTCGCATTTTAGTAGGTCGACATGTAAGTCGAATTCAGGGCTTTTGGGAGAACGAACACCGACAGCGCGATCAGCAGGGGCAGGCGTTGATCTCGGGCTACAGTGCCACGTATTTCAGTTATGCTCACCGCCCTTCGGTTGAAAAAGCCCGGGCATTTATCAAAGAAGTGTGTCAACGGTATAATAACTTACAGCAACAGGGCATTATCTCGTGGGTATCGGTTTCCACAACCCCTACGCAGGAGACGGCCTATTATCATGAAAACGCCCCCGAGGGTTGGAATTATCCCACGGTGTTTGATTATTCGCCGTCCATGCAGCAGGAATTTCGCATTTGGTTAACCCGTAAATACAAAAAAATTGCCCGGCTGAATGTTTTTTGGGAAACGGAATACCGCAGTTTTGAAGAAGTAACTCCGCCTGTGTCGTTTAAGTACCGTGAACAGGTATTTTGGGGGGCGGCAGGTCGTGACTGGTATGTTTTTCGTCATGCGGTATTCAAACAATTTGTGGAACAGACCACGCAGACCATCAAAGAAGTAAACAGTAGTTACCGCGTAATGACCGATTTCGGTTCCGTTTTTGACCAGATCAGCGTTTTCTGCGGCACGCTGGCCTTCAGAGATCTAAATCGTACCACAGACGGCGTCAAGATCAATGACGACCTGCTCTACGACCACCGATTCTCCACTGATCTTTTAAGGAGTAATGTTCTTCCCGGGCAGTGGGTATTAAATGAAGTTTTTCCCATATTGAAACAGGGACAAAGTCCTGACCTTATTCCCAAACAAATTGATGAAAATTTTGAGCACGGAGCGCATTGGGTCAGTATGGTCATTGATACCCGGGCAACCCTTGACCTGGTGCGCCCGATCATTCGCCAAACGGAGGAGAAGTGGCTGAAAAAGCCTTTTTCGGCAGTCAACCCCGTCGATCAGATGAGTTATACACTTTCCCGCGTGGTTGAGTTCGGGTATTACAGCGGCGGCGTGTATAGCGAATGGCTCAATCGAGCGGGGCATGTATCAAATCGAAAACCCGTCAATATTCGGATGGTAGAAGACTTGTTGACCGATACACTTCAGGGGTCAATTAATCAGCCTCCGGCAGTACAAAATATGATGCCGACCAAGTATATTAAAGTACATACCGATTTTACCTACCGGCTGAAATCAGAAGTATTTGCCGATATTGATGGCGCCATTGAAAAAGTGGAGGTCAGCGGATTGCCTCCATGGTTAACCTTTCAAAATAACGTATTTTCCGGTACTCCTGCGCAAACGGGCATTTATAGAATGCTTCTCAGAGCAACCGATGATGACGGGGCAAGTGTCGAAACCGCCTTTACCATTATTGTAGACAATACCGGGCGAGCCAATCAGGTACCTGTGTTGCAGCAAGCCATCCCCGCTGCTAAAGGAGTTTACAAACAGCCATTTACTTATACGATATCCGACCAAACTTTTTCCGACCCGGATGGCTTCATCAGTCGGTTGGAAGTTACGGGACTGCCCCGATGGGCACAGTTTGGGAGAAAAGAAATAAGGGGACTGGCCGATACCGTAGGCGTTTATATCGTTACGGTACGTGCCTTCGATGATGAAGATGCCGTAGTACAAACCACCTTTACCATTACGGTCAGTTATCCGGTGGTATCATTTGACTTAGTTCAGGCGGGTAAACCGGGGGAACGATTTCTGATTAAACGCCTGCAAAACGGTGAAGCACTTGAAGCATCCGGCCTACCGCCGCTGCTCAATATTTACGCGTCCTGTGATGCTGTTTTCGATGAATTTGAACTTCAGCTTACGGGGACCTACGCCCAAAAGGCGCAGCCTGAAAGTTCTCCTTTCGCCCTTTTTAAGGGAGATGGCGGTTTTCCAACGGTCGTTGGCTCATATCAGTTAAAAGGAAATGCGTATTTTCAAAAGGAATTAATTTCTTCCATCACCTACCGTTTTCAACTGATTGCAACTGACCCCGTTACGAAACTGCCGATATCATTGACGGATTGGACTTTATACCCCAATCCCTGCAATGAGTTTCTGAACATCAAGCTTCCTGACAAAGTTGCTGTTCAAAAGATACAGTTGGTGAATACCGAGGGGCAAACGCTGCCGGTGCTGCTCAATGCCGCTTCCGTTACAAACCAACTGCTATCCATAAACTTAAGGGAGTTGGCGCTTCCCCCGGGACTTTATTTTTTGAAATTACAAAAAGGTGATTTCTTCTGGGAAGTATTTAAATTTTTAAAGCAATAA
- a CDS encoding DJ-1/PfpI family protein, translating into MTRNVAIFLFDEVEVLDFAGPYEVFSVTGLRTLAEKPFHVYTVAEKSPIRARNGLTVLPDYLLDNCPKPDIILIPGGGGFSAEGVPFGSRREMYNSVVLEWVRKHASRVELVLSVCTGALILGNAGLLEGLKATTHFKALDGLRAISPGIDVVEGVRYVDNGRVILSAGVSAGIDMSYYVVSKLLGKDTADEAARYAQYDYWR; encoded by the coding sequence ATGACCCGCAACGTAGCTATTTTCTTATTTGATGAGGTGGAAGTGCTTGATTTTGCCGGACCGTATGAAGTGTTCAGCGTCACGGGATTACGGACCTTGGCCGAAAAACCCTTTCATGTCTATACCGTGGCCGAAAAATCCCCGATCAGGGCCCGAAACGGATTGACTGTTTTGCCGGATTATTTATTGGACAACTGTCCCAAGCCCGACATTATACTGATACCGGGCGGTGGCGGTTTTTCGGCGGAGGGTGTGCCGTTTGGCAGTCGACGGGAGATGTACAATTCTGTGGTGTTGGAATGGGTAAGAAAACACGCTTCCCGCGTTGAGTTAGTCCTTTCAGTGTGTACGGGAGCATTGATTTTGGGAAATGCCGGACTTTTGGAAGGGCTGAAAGCTACGACTCACTTTAAAGCATTGGATGGATTGCGGGCCATTTCCCCCGGCATTGATGTAGTGGAAGGAGTGCGGTACGTAGACAATGGGCGGGTGATTCTTTCGGCCGGGGTATCGGCGGGGATAGACATGTCTTATTACGTGGTTAGCAAACTTTTGGGAAAAGACACCGCTGATGAGGCTGCACGTTATGCGCAATACGATTATTGGCGGTAA
- a CDS encoding EamA family transporter — MQQSSSVKLWVNLVIVYVVWGSTFLGVRYAIEVLPPLLTNAIRFLLGGIVFFLFTLLRGYSVPSLRQWLSAAWIGMLLSGVGNCAVAYAIGFMPTGLVALLVATLPGWMVGLDYYFFGKQKPSWLTVVGLGVGLVGMYILLNPADSLAQREIPLFPAFLVFVGSITWAWGSLQSPYLDMPPQMQTTAIQMLGGGVFSLLMSLFLEPGGFTKMADMTTQTYLALAYLIVMGSFIGYSAYVWLLHHAPPSLTATYAYVNPVVAMILGRIIVSEKLSTRSLIASGVVLTGVILITFGRRASNRAAKVS; from the coding sequence ATGCAACAATCATCTTCCGTTAAGCTTTGGGTCAACCTGGTCATCGTGTATGTAGTTTGGGGTTCTACCTTTTTGGGAGTGCGCTATGCCATTGAAGTATTGCCTCCGTTGTTGACCAATGCCATTCGTTTTTTGCTGGGAGGAATTGTTTTCTTTTTGTTTACGCTGCTGCGAGGGTACTCCGTGCCGAGCCTGCGTCAATGGCTTTCTGCCGCATGGATAGGGATGCTGTTGAGCGGCGTGGGCAATTGTGCCGTGGCCTATGCCATCGGGTTTATGCCTACAGGGCTTGTGGCGTTGTTGGTAGCCACCCTCCCCGGCTGGATGGTAGGGTTGGATTACTATTTTTTCGGAAAACAAAAACCTTCGTGGCTTACGGTAGTTGGTTTAGGCGTGGGCTTGGTTGGAATGTATATTTTGTTGAATCCTGCCGATAGTTTGGCGCAACGGGAAATCCCGTTGTTTCCGGCCTTTTTGGTCTTTGTCGGGTCCATCACGTGGGCATGGGGCTCACTGCAATCGCCTTACTTAGACATGCCGCCCCAAATGCAGACCACCGCCATTCAGATGTTGGGCGGCGGCGTGTTTTCGTTGCTGATGAGCCTGTTTCTGGAGCCGGGAGGTTTTACAAAAATGGCCGATATGACCACTCAGACCTATCTGGCCCTTGCGTATTTGATCGTGATGGGGTCGTTTATCGGCTACTCGGCCTATGTGTGGTTGCTGCACCATGCACCCCCTTCGCTGACGGCTACGTATGCCTACGTCAATCCGGTCGTAGCGATGATTTTAGGCCGGATCATTGTCAGCGAAAAACTCAGTACCCGTTCATTGATTGCTTCGGGAGTGGTATTGACCGGCGTTATTTTGATTACGTTTGGCAGAAGAGCCTCAAACAGAGCGGCAAAGGTCAGTTAA
- the pgeF gene encoding peptidoglycan editing factor PgeF, which produces MQLFHSPAIFQRFSNLIAAESKRQGGVSFAPFASLNLGINTADAPENVQENRRRFFEKLGVPEHSLASSLQVHGEAIRIVTQPERTEGFDAFITEVPGVVLGVTVADCTPVLLYDARRRVVGAVHAGWRGTVLQLVYKTLDAMHWEYGTEPGDCYAYVGTCIDECAFEVGEEVADRFSEKYKRYDAVVGKFMVDLKRANEDQLKAFGIPSAHIEISPFSTVTHNADYFSYRLEKGQTGRMLAVIGLKNE; this is translated from the coding sequence ATGCAGTTATTTCATTCTCCCGCTATTTTTCAACGCTTTTCTAACCTCATTGCTGCTGAAAGCAAGCGACAGGGCGGTGTGAGCTTTGCTCCCTTTGCGTCCCTCAATTTGGGAATCAATACCGCTGATGCCCCCGAAAACGTACAGGAGAACCGCCGGCGGTTCTTTGAAAAATTGGGCGTGCCTGAACACAGCCTGGCGTCTTCGCTGCAGGTACACGGTGAGGCAATCCGGATCGTGACCCAACCCGAACGTACCGAAGGGTTTGATGCCTTTATCACGGAGGTTCCGGGGGTAGTACTCGGGGTGACCGTTGCTGACTGTACACCGGTGCTCCTATATGATGCCCGCCGCAGGGTAGTGGGTGCGGTCCATGCCGGATGGCGCGGCACCGTTTTGCAACTGGTCTATAAAACCCTCGACGCCATGCACTGGGAATACGGCACCGAGCCCGGCGATTGCTACGCCTACGTGGGCACCTGCATTGATGAATGCGCTTTTGAAGTGGGAGAGGAAGTAGCGGACCGGTTTTCGGAAAAGTACAAGCGGTATGATGCCGTGGTCGGAAAGTTTATGGTCGACCTTAAACGCGCCAATGAAGATCAGTTGAAGGCATTTGGGATTCCTTCGGCGCATATTGAAATCTCTCCGTTTTCCACCGTAACGCACAATGCCGATTATTTCTCGTACCGCCTCGAAAAGGGACAGACGGGACGGATGCTGGCCGTGATCGGGTTAAAAAATGAGTGA
- the pyrE gene encoding orotate phosphoribosyltransferase, translating into MQTTVAANRPDVARQIAAHLLNIEAIQLRPEQPFKWSSGWNSPIYCDNRLALSFPEVRTYIKNSLAGAIKSHFPAAELIAGVATAGIAQGALVADVLHMPYAYVRPEPKKHGMGNQIEGRVLKGQKVVVLEDLISTGGSSLKVVDVLREAGAEVLGMISIFTYGFSIADENFKQKDVPLVTLSDYDCMLTEALKLDYIESGQLDTLTKWREDPGSWGV; encoded by the coding sequence ATGCAAACTACCGTTGCCGCGAATCGTCCGGATGTAGCCCGTCAAATAGCTGCGCATCTGTTAAACATTGAAGCGATTCAACTTCGTCCCGAGCAGCCTTTTAAGTGGAGCTCCGGCTGGAACTCTCCCATCTATTGTGACAACCGTCTGGCGCTTTCGTTCCCTGAAGTGCGGACTTATATAAAAAATTCGCTGGCAGGTGCCATCAAAAGCCATTTTCCGGCGGCTGAACTGATCGCGGGAGTGGCTACGGCGGGCATTGCGCAGGGGGCTCTCGTAGCCGATGTGTTGCACATGCCGTATGCCTACGTGCGCCCTGAGCCCAAAAAACACGGTATGGGCAATCAGATCGAAGGAAGGGTGCTCAAAGGCCAGAAAGTAGTCGTACTCGAAGACCTTATCTCTACCGGCGGAAGCTCGCTCAAAGTGGTGGATGTGCTGCGCGAAGCAGGCGCAGAGGTGTTGGGAATGATTTCGATCTTCACGTACGGTTTTTCCATTGCCGACGAAAACTTTAAACAAAAAGACGTGCCGTTGGTCACGTTGAGCGATTACGATTGCATGCTTACCGAAGCGTTAAAGTTAGACTATATCGAGTCAGGCCAATTGGATACCCTTACAAAATGGCGTGAAGATCCGGGCAGTTGGGGTGTGTAA
- a CDS encoding universal stress protein has protein sequence MKTILVPIDLSDVSEYALEVAVGIAKKHGSTVILLKRLIFPTVEYTMIDNDFYEDKEDYYRYLTQESKDRLKDMIDRPAYEGVKFKLTIVRQEESLADCVAHQKADLIVMGSTGASGWKEWTKGSNAEHVVRKAPCPVLVIKSPVSAFTKVVFAVDFENEEFVKTSSALLDKTAIKPHFVYVDNGTKIFDADALSEKVGKWAFELGYSVYHFEIVEESPIEKGILNYARKVEADIIMMYTHGRKGLQHFIYGSIAEDVVNHAEMAVLVSH, from the coding sequence ATGAAAACTATTCTTGTTCCCATCGATTTAAGTGACGTTTCGGAGTATGCCCTTGAGGTAGCGGTAGGTATTGCCAAAAAGCACGGCTCGACCGTCATCCTGCTCAAACGCCTTATTTTTCCTACGGTAGAGTACACGATGATCGACAATGATTTTTATGAAGATAAAGAAGATTACTACCGCTATTTGACGCAGGAATCCAAAGACCGCCTTAAAGATATGATCGACAGGCCCGCGTATGAGGGGGTTAAATTTAAACTGACAATAGTACGGCAGGAAGAGTCACTGGCTGATTGTGTGGCTCATCAAAAAGCCGATTTGATCGTAATGGGCTCAACGGGCGCGAGCGGCTGGAAAGAATGGACGAAAGGCTCAAATGCCGAGCATGTAGTACGAAAAGCACCCTGCCCGGTACTGGTCATAAAATCGCCGGTAAGTGCGTTTACAAAAGTGGTCTTTGCCGTTGATTTTGAAAATGAGGAGTTTGTAAAAACATCATCGGCTTTATTGGATAAAACAGCCATCAAGCCCCACTTTGTATACGTTGACAACGGAACCAAGATATTTGATGCCGATGCATTGAGCGAGAAAGTCGGGAAATGGGCCTTTGAACTGGGGTATTCTGTGTATCATTTTGAAATCGTGGAAGAGAGTCCTATCGAAAAAGGCATTTTGAACTACGCCCGAAAAGTAGAAGCTGACATTATTATGATGTACACCCACGGCCGTAAGGGACTCCAACATTTTATCTACGGAAGCATTGCGGAGGATGTGGTCAACCATGCCGAAATGGCCGTTTTGGTCAGTCATTAG